In the genome of Cryptomeria japonica chromosome 8, Sugi_1.0, whole genome shotgun sequence, one region contains:
- the LOC131061484 gene encoding subtilisin inhibitor CLSI-I, with amino-acid sequence MADVNQCSQQPTSQISEEEQKKLFEVNTAPLKEWPEVVGMLGEEAKKKIESENSDLTVVILPEGSFVTADFNNKRVRVFVDSNSIVTKTPKIG; translated from the exons ATGGCGGATGTGAACCAATGCTCACAACAACCCACca GTCAGATCAGTGAAGAGGAACAGAAAAAACTGTTTGAAGTGAACACTGCTCCACTCAAGGAATGGCCAGAGGTTGTGGGTATGCTGGGGGAGGAAGCCAAGAAGAAAATTGAATCAGAAAACTCAGACTTGACTGTTGTGATACTCCCTGAAGGCTCCTTTGTTACAGCAGATTTTAATAATAAGCGTGTAAGGGTATTTGTTGATTCCAACAGTATAGTCACCAAAACTCCAAAGATAGGTTGA
- the LOC131857273 gene encoding uncharacterized protein LOC131857273, whose product MGAFCHDATVYCKSYLKQLTDFNMSCFGPLLEKENQEELQTKLIQKDEPNEKHGIKIPSRKWPKFVGINGEKVKEKILSKKEYQTIKEPQTKFVHKDESNEKHEMKIPSKKWQEPLDMNEERAKEIFLKKNPRKWPEVVGMNGEEAKKKILLENPYLNVEIIPDLTIVDCKIDLNRVRVSVDLKGKVCYIPNLG is encoded by the exons ATGGGAGCTTTTTGTCATGATGCAACTGTTTATTGTAAATCATATTTGAAGCAATTAACTGACTTTAATATGTCTTGCTTTGGGCCGCTTCTTGaaaaagaaaatcaagaagaaCTTCAAACAAAATTAATCCAGAAAG ATGAGCCCAATGAAAAGCATGGGATAAAGATTCCTTCAAGAAAATGGCCAAAATTTGTGGGCATCAATGGAGAGAAAGTCaaagagaaaattttatcaaaAAAAGAATATCAAACAATAAAAGAACCCCAAACAAAATTTGTCCACAAAG ATGAATCCAATGAAAAGCATGAAATGAAGATTCCATCAAAAAAATGGCAAGAGCCTCTGGATATGAATGAAGAGAGAGCcaaagaaatttttttgaaaaaaaacccaAGAAAATGGCCAGAGGTTGTGGGTATGAATGGAGAGGaagccaaaaagaaaattttattagaAAACCCATATTTGAATGTTGAGATAATCCCCGATTTGACCATAGTTGATTGCAAAATAGACTTAAATCGTGTAAGAGTGTCCGTTgatttaaagggaaaagtttgttaTATCCCCAATTTAGGTTGA